A window of Blattabacterium cuenoti contains these coding sequences:
- the rpoB gene encoding DNA-directed RNA polymerase subunit beta: MNTEKNSDRISFATVEKNVDYPDFLDIQIQSFKEFFQIDTKPKNRKNEGLFKAFHEIFPISDARNSFVLEFKGYTIDSPRYSIEECLERGLTYSIPLRAKLKLYCTDPEHEDFETVYQDVYLGTYPYMTPSGSFIFNGSERVIVSQLHRSPGVFFSQSHHSNGTKLYSARIIPFKGSWIEFATDINNVMYAYIDRKKKLPMTTLLRSIGYERDKDILEIFNLAEEIIIEKININNLLDRVLAARILNIWHEDLVDEETGEVISLEKNEILIERDTIIEKKHINIIYQHDVKTILLHKKYGKNKDYSIIYNTLQKDPTNSEKEAVEYIYKQLRNSDPPDEETARSVIDKLFFSDTRYSLGPVGRYRLNKRLGLNINHSSLVLTKEDIIAIVEHLNALSNSKREVDDIDHLSNRRVRTVGEQLYTQFSIGLARMARTIRERMNVRDNEVFMPVDLINSKTLSSVINTFFGTNQLSQFMDQTNPLSEITHKRRLSALGPGGLSRERAGFEVRDVNYSHYGRLCPIETPEGPNIGLISSLAVFAKINQMGFVETPYRLANDGKVNMQSIKYFSAEEEEGKIIAQANAIDQYGNFISNRIIARKDGDFPIVIPNEVNYIDLTPNQIASISASLIPFLEHDDANRALMGSNMMRQAVPLLKPETPIVGTGLEKQVAKDSRILIHAEYDGYVYYVDAKQIIIYQKKQKIEELVSFDSTMKKYDLIKFRKTNQNTCINLKPIVKKGMIVKKGQILCEGYATENGELALGRNLKAAFIPCNGYNFEDAVLISEKVVNEDWFTSIHIDEYSLDVRDTKLGMEELTNDIPNVSEDATKDLDDNGIIRIGAEVKPGDILIGKITPKGESDPTPEEKLLRAIFGDKAGNVKDASLRAEPSLFGVVIDTKLFTRSIKNKKSRILDKIKIDKIEKEYNKQLIELKNKLLTKLLSILNGKLSKTIYNDDNKKEIIKSGTKFTMKLLNSIQDYLIINHDNWTNDINTNNLISEILHNYEIAMKHAYNILQHKKFSISVGDELPSGIIKMAKVYIAKKRKLKVGDKMAGRHGNKGVVARILREEDMPFLEDGTPVDIVLNPLGVPSRMNIGQIYETVLGLAGYKLNVKFSTPIFDGATIDNITEFTNKANIPKFGTTYLFDGGTGERFDQPATVGVIYMLKLGHMVDDKMHARSIGPYSLITQQPLGGKSQFGGQRFGEMEVWALEAFGASNILREILTVKSDDVVGRAKTYESIVKGDPMPDPNNPESFNVLCYELKGLGLDIHLEE; the protein is encoded by the coding sequence GTGAATACAGAAAAAAATTCAGATAGAATTTCTTTTGCTACAGTAGAAAAAAATGTAGATTATCCTGATTTTTTGGATATTCAAATACAATCATTTAAAGAATTTTTTCAAATTGATACAAAACCAAAAAATAGAAAAAATGAAGGGTTATTTAAAGCATTTCATGAAATTTTTCCAATTTCAGATGCTAGAAATTCTTTTGTTTTAGAATTTAAAGGTTATACTATCGATTCCCCAAGATATTCAATAGAAGAATGTCTTGAAAGAGGATTAACATATAGTATTCCTTTAAGAGCAAAATTAAAATTATATTGCACAGATCCTGAACACGAAGATTTTGAAACTGTATATCAGGATGTATATCTTGGAACATATCCATATATGACACCATCAGGATCATTTATTTTTAATGGATCAGAACGTGTAATTGTCTCTCAACTTCATCGTTCTCCTGGGGTATTTTTTAGTCAATCTCATCATTCTAATGGAACTAAATTATATTCAGCGAGGATTATACCATTTAAAGGTTCTTGGATTGAATTTGCTACAGACATTAATAATGTTATGTATGCATATATTGATAGAAAGAAAAAATTACCAATGACTACTTTACTTCGGTCTATTGGATATGAAAGAGATAAAGATATATTAGAAATCTTTAATTTAGCAGAAGAAATAATAATAGAAAAAATTAATATCAATAATTTATTAGATAGAGTATTAGCCGCTAGAATATTAAATATTTGGCATGAAGATTTGGTAGATGAAGAAACTGGAGAAGTCATTTCTTTAGAAAAGAATGAAATATTAATTGAAAGAGATACTATTATAGAAAAAAAACATATTAATATTATTTATCAACATGATGTAAAAACTATTTTATTACATAAAAAATATGGAAAAAATAAAGATTATTCTATTATTTATAATACGTTACAAAAAGATCCTACTAATTCTGAAAAAGAAGCAGTAGAATATATTTATAAACAATTAAGAAATTCTGATCCACCAGATGAAGAAACTGCTAGAAGTGTTATAGATAAATTATTTTTTTCTGATACTAGATATAGTTTAGGACCAGTTGGAAGATATCGTTTAAATAAACGTCTTGGATTAAATATTAATCACTCTTCTTTAGTTTTAACTAAAGAAGATATTATTGCTATTGTTGAACATTTAAATGCTTTATCAAATTCAAAAAGAGAGGTTGATGATATAGATCATTTATCTAATAGACGTGTTAGAACTGTTGGTGAACAATTATATACACAATTTAGTATTGGATTAGCTAGAATGGCTAGAACAATTCGAGAAAGAATGAATGTACGTGATAATGAAGTTTTTATGCCAGTAGATTTGATTAATTCTAAAACTTTATCTTCTGTAATTAATACTTTTTTTGGTACAAATCAATTATCTCAATTTATGGATCAAACAAATCCATTATCTGAAATTACTCATAAACGACGATTATCAGCGTTAGGTCCAGGGGGCTTATCTAGAGAAAGAGCAGGATTTGAAGTGAGAGATGTAAATTATTCTCATTATGGAAGATTATGTCCAATAGAAACTCCAGAAGGTCCAAATATTGGATTAATATCTTCACTTGCTGTTTTTGCAAAAATCAATCAAATGGGATTTGTTGAAACTCCTTATAGATTAGCAAATGATGGCAAAGTAAATATGCAATCAATAAAATATTTTAGTGCAGAAGAAGAAGAAGGAAAAATTATAGCTCAAGCAAATGCTATAGATCAATATGGTAATTTTATATCTAATAGAATAATAGCTAGAAAAGATGGAGATTTTCCTATAGTAATTCCTAATGAAGTTAATTATATCGATTTAACACCAAATCAAATTGCGTCTATTTCAGCCTCTTTAATACCTTTTTTAGAACATGATGATGCCAATAGAGCATTAATGGGATCTAATATGATGAGACAAGCAGTTCCATTATTAAAACCAGAAACTCCTATTGTGGGAACTGGATTAGAAAAACAAGTTGCTAAAGATTCAAGAATTTTAATTCATGCAGAATATGATGGATATGTCTATTATGTTGATGCAAAACAAATTATTATTTATCAAAAAAAACAGAAAATAGAAGAATTAGTTAGTTTTGATTCAACTATGAAAAAATATGATTTAATTAAATTTAGAAAAACTAATCAAAATACTTGTATTAATTTAAAACCTATTGTTAAAAAAGGCATGATAGTGAAGAAAGGACAAATTTTATGTGAAGGATATGCTACAGAAAACGGGGAATTAGCGTTAGGTCGAAATTTAAAAGCTGCATTTATTCCTTGTAATGGATATAATTTTGAAGATGCTGTTTTAATTTCTGAAAAAGTAGTTAACGAAGATTGGTTTACATCAATTCATATTGATGAATATTCTTTGGATGTTAGGGATACAAAATTAGGAATGGAAGAATTAACAAATGATATTCCTAATGTTAGTGAAGATGCTACAAAAGATTTAGATGATAATGGTATTATAAGAATTGGAGCTGAGGTAAAACCAGGAGATATTTTAATAGGTAAAATTACTCCTAAAGGAGAATCTGATCCGACACCTGAAGAAAAATTATTAAGAGCTATTTTTGGAGATAAAGCAGGAAATGTCAAAGATGCTTCTTTAAGAGCAGAACCATCATTATTTGGAGTAGTTATTGATACCAAATTATTTACCAGAAGTATAAAAAATAAAAAATCTAGAATTCTAGATAAAATAAAGATAGATAAAATAGAAAAAGAATATAATAAACAACTTATTGAATTAAAAAATAAATTATTAACTAAATTATTATCTATACTAAATGGTAAACTTTCTAAAACAATTTATAATGATGATAATAAAAAAGAAATTATAAAATCAGGTACTAAATTTACTATGAAATTATTAAATAGTATACAAGATTATTTAATAATTAATCATGATAATTGGACTAATGATATAAACACTAATAATTTAATTTCTGAAATATTACATAATTATGAAATTGCAATGAAACATGCATATAATATTTTACAACATAAAAAATTTTCAATTTCCGTAGGAGATGAACTTCCATCTGGAATTATTAAAATGGCTAAAGTATATATAGCCAAAAAAAGAAAATTAAAAGTAGGAGATAAGATGGCTGGAAGACATGGTAATAAAGGTGTAGTGGCACGTATTTTACGTGAAGAAGATATGCCATTTTTAGAGGATGGTACTCCTGTAGATATAGTATTAAATCCTTTAGGTGTACCTTCTAGAATGAATATAGGACAAATATATGAAACTGTGTTAGGTTTAGCAGGATATAAATTAAATGTTAAATTTTCTACACCTATATTTGATGGAGCTACTATTGATAATATTACAGAATTTACAAATAAAGCCAATATTCCTAAATTTGGAACTACTTATTTATTTGATGGAGGTACTGGAGAACGTTTTGATCAACCTGCTACAGTTGGTGTAATATATATGTTAAAATTAGGACATATGGTAGATGATAAAATGCATGCACGATCAATTGGACCTTATTCATTAATTACTCAACAACCTTTAGGTGGAAAATCTCAATTTGGAGGACAAAGATTTGGAGAAATGGAAGTGTGGGCATTGGAAGCATTTGGTGCTTCTAATATTTTACGTGAAATATTAACAGTCAAATCAGATGATGTTGTAGGTAGAGCAAAAACTTATGAATCGATAGTTAAAGGTGATCCTATGCCTGATCCTAATAATCCAGAATCATTTAATGTGTTATGTTATGAATTAAAAGGATTAGGATTAGATATTCATTTAGAAGAATAA
- the rplL gene encoding 50S ribosomal protein L7/L12, with amino-acid sequence MIKKLAEQLVNLTVKEVNELAILLKTEYGIEPSTIHSLNNTSTLPADKIANNIDQQEEKNVFDLVLKSLGNSKLSLVKLVKEITGKGLKESKDIVDNVPQIIKKSVDKKEAEIIKKKFEDIGSDIELK; translated from the coding sequence ATGATAAAAAAATTAGCAGAACAATTAGTAAATTTAACAGTCAAAGAAGTTAATGAATTAGCGATATTATTAAAAACAGAATACGGCATTGAACCTAGTACTATTCATTCATTAAACAATACATCTACTCTACCTGCTGACAAAATAGCAAATAATATTGATCAACAAGAAGAAAAAAATGTTTTTGATTTAGTTTTAAAATCTTTAGGAAATTCTAAATTATCTTTAGTTAAATTAGTCAAAGAAATTACTGGTAAAGGATTAAAAGAATCTAAAGATATAGTAGATAATGTTCCACAAATAATTAAAAAATCTGTAGATAAAAAAGAAGCAGAAATAATTAAAAAAAAATTTGAAGATATAGGATCAGATATTGAATTAAAATAA
- the rplJ gene encoding 50S ribosomal protein L10 codes for MKKEQKIKYILNLHSLLDNNNSIYIMDISGLNANQIMNLRKQFNTINVKMTVVKNTLLNKALQKNKKFLPFSPLLKGNTSILCSNLGNIPSKIIKKFHVDEKLEKPYLKGAYVEENFYYGNKDLDILIHVKSKKDLILDIIQSIKYPIKQILLSLGKNQLFIIFDSLKNNLQIE; via the coding sequence ATGAAAAAGGAACAAAAAATTAAATATATTTTAAATTTACATTCATTATTAGATAATAATAATTCCATTTATATAATGGATATATCAGGATTAAATGCTAATCAAATTATGAATTTAAGAAAACAATTTAATACCATTAATGTAAAAATGACAGTAGTAAAGAATACTCTTTTAAACAAAGCATTACAAAAAAATAAAAAATTTTTACCATTTAGTCCATTATTAAAAGGAAATACATCTATTTTATGTTCTAATTTAGGAAATATACCCTCTAAAATTATCAAAAAATTTCATGTTGATGAAAAATTAGAAAAACCTTATTTAAAAGGTGCATATGTAGAGGAAAATTTTTATTATGGAAATAAAGATTTAGATATATTAATTCATGTAAAGTCCAAAAAAGATTTAATTTTAGATATTATTCAATCAATTAAATATCCAATCAAACAGATTTTATTATCTTTAGGTAAAAATCAATTATTTATAATTTTTGATTCATTGAAAAATAACTTACAAATTGAATAA
- the rplA gene encoding 50S ribosomal protein L1: MNKIIMNEMITKKFTKNQKKYLNKIEKKAYSLEEAISIIKMISFVKFDSSVDVAIRLKINKRFKNQILRGIIKFPHGLGKNISILALVPKEQEIEVKQSGADYVGLEYINKIKSGWLNVDVIIAIPSIMNQLLDVGKILGPKGLMPNPKLETVTKDPSKSIKEIKCGKRSFKSDRYGIVHSSIGKISFSSNYLLNNANELFQQVIHNCKESISGFDGINKIYISSTMSNSILINLNSLVLKKHNEKGTKN, from the coding sequence TTGAATAAAATAATAATGAATGAAATGATAACAAAAAAATTTACAAAAAATCAAAAAAAATATTTAAATAAAATCGAAAAGAAAGCATATTCTTTAGAAGAAGCAATATCTATAATCAAAATGATTTCTTTTGTCAAATTTGATTCTTCTGTAGATGTTGCTATTCGGTTAAAAATTAATAAACGTTTTAAAAATCAAATTTTAAGAGGAATTATAAAATTTCCACATGGATTAGGAAAAAATATTAGTATTTTAGCTTTAGTTCCTAAAGAACAAGAAATAGAAGTTAAACAATCTGGTGCAGATTATGTTGGATTAGAATATATTAATAAAATTAAATCTGGGTGGCTCAATGTAGATGTAATTATAGCAATTCCATCTATTATGAACCAATTATTAGATGTAGGAAAAATATTAGGACCAAAAGGTTTAATGCCCAATCCTAAATTAGAAACTGTAACTAAAGATCCATCTAAATCTATAAAAGAAATTAAATGTGGAAAAAGATCATTTAAATCAGATCGTTATGGTATTGTGCATTCTTCTATTGGAAAAATTTCTTTTTCTTCTAATTATTTATTAAATAATGCCAATGAACTATTTCAACAGGTCATACATAATTGTAAAGAAAGTATAAGTGGATTTGATGGTATTAATAAAATTTATATATCATCTACTATGAGTAATAGTATTTTAATAAATTTAAACAGTTTAGTTTTAAAAAAACATAATGAAAAAGGAACAAAAAATTAA
- the rplK gene encoding 50S ribosomal protein L11 → MIYHESLTLIKTIKIQKIYGGQANPAPPIGPMLGSSGVNIMEFCKQYNHKTKGLKGLLCPVIINIYKNKSFSFIIKQPPVSIQLLNLINKKKGSKESNREKIGTINMNQIKTIANNKIKDMNCYSIKSAMSMIIGTAKSLGIDII, encoded by the coding sequence ATGATATATCATGAATCTTTGACATTGATCAAAACCATAAAAATTCAAAAAATCTATGGTGGACAAGCAAATCCAGCTCCTCCTATTGGTCCAATGTTAGGTAGTTCAGGAGTCAATATTATGGAATTTTGTAAACAATATAATCATAAAACTAAAGGATTGAAAGGACTACTATGCCCAGTTATTATTAATATTTATAAAAATAAATCTTTTTCTTTTATAATTAAACAACCTCCAGTATCTATTCAATTACTAAATTTAATAAATAAAAAAAAAGGATCAAAGGAATCAAATCGTGAAAAAATAGGAACAATAAATATGAATCAAATTAAAACGATTGCTAATAATAAAATAAAAGATATGAATTGTTATTCTATAAAATCAGCTATGTCTATGATTATTGGAACTGCGAAATCTTTAGGTATTGATATTATTTGA
- the nusG gene encoding transcription termination/antitermination protein NusG, with product MGPLERKWYVLKTISGQENKVKSYIEHEIKNNGFKEYIGKILVPIEKVIHMRKGKKIHREKVHYPGYVMIEAFLALKTIHAIKNVPGVINFLSDKKGGKAIPMRKEEVDKILGTNTDKLSNKYININLPFLIGETIKVIDGPFSGFNGTIEKINQEKRKLELSVLIFGRKTPLELNFTQIEKIL from the coding sequence ATGGGACCTTTAGAAAGAAAATGGTATGTTTTAAAAACGATTAGTGGACAAGAAAATAAAGTAAAATCATATATAGAACATGAAATAAAAAATAATGGATTTAAAGAATATATAGGAAAAATATTAGTACCTATTGAAAAAGTTATTCATATGAGAAAAGGTAAAAAAATTCATAGAGAAAAAGTTCATTATCCAGGATATGTTATGATAGAAGCATTTCTTGCACTCAAAACAATTCATGCTATCAAAAATGTTCCTGGAGTAATTAATTTTTTAAGTGATAAAAAAGGTGGAAAAGCAATACCTATGAGAAAAGAAGAAGTTGATAAAATATTAGGAACTAATACAGATAAATTATCTAATAAATATATAAATATTAATTTACCTTTTTTAATTGGAGAAACTATTAAAGTAATAGATGGTCCTTTTAGTGGATTTAATGGTACCATTGAAAAAATAAATCAAGAAAAAAGAAAATTAGAATTATCTGTTTTAATTTTTGGTAGAAAAACACCATTAGAATTAAATTTTACACAAATAGAAAAAATTTTATGA
- the secE gene encoding preprotein translocase subunit SecE: MKKTYYLIEVCNELFYNITWTNWNNLKQTTLLVFFVSILLSICLYGVDQIFIFFIKKFFLLKIKNN; encoded by the coding sequence GTGAAAAAAACGTATTATTTGATAGAAGTGTGTAATGAATTATTTTATAATATAACATGGACTAATTGGAACAATTTAAAACAAACTACATTATTAGTATTTTTTGTTTCAATATTACTATCCATATGTTTATATGGAGTAGATCAAATTTTTATTTTTTTTATAAAAAAATTTTTTCTTTTGAAAATAAAAAATAATTAA
- the tuf gene encoding elongation factor Tu, giving the protein MVKKKFKRDKPHLNIGTTGHVDHGKTTLTAAITKVLSQAGLAEEKSFDAIDNAPEEKERGITINTSHVEYETIKRHYAHVDCPGHADYIKNMITGAAQMDGAILVVAATDGPMPQTREHILLARQVGVPKIVVFINKVDQVADTELLELVEMEIRELLTKYEYDGENIPIVQGSALGALNGEEKWIEKIKDLMNVLDEYIPNPIREIDKSFLMSVEDVFTITGRGTVATGRIESGIINTGNIVEIIGFSDKKLTSTVTGVEMFRKILDRGQAGDNVGLLLRGIEKKDIKRGMVISSPGIVKPYKNFKAKVYVLTKEEGGRHTPFHNKYRPQFYLRTTDVTGEIKLSDGVEMVMPGDNILIEVNLNQPVALSENLRFAIREGGKTIGAGQVVSIIN; this is encoded by the coding sequence ATGGTAAAAAAAAAATTTAAAAGAGATAAACCACATTTAAATATAGGAACTACTGGTCATGTAGATCATGGAAAAACTACTTTAACTGCAGCTATTACAAAAGTATTATCACAAGCAGGATTAGCTGAAGAAAAAAGTTTTGATGCAATTGATAATGCACCTGAAGAAAAAGAAAGAGGAATTACTATAAATACCTCTCATGTAGAATATGAAACTATTAAACGTCATTATGCACATGTTGATTGTCCTGGTCATGCAGATTATATTAAAAATATGATTACTGGAGCAGCTCAAATGGATGGAGCCATTTTAGTTGTTGCAGCAACAGATGGTCCTATGCCACAAACTAGAGAACATATTTTATTAGCACGTCAAGTAGGAGTACCTAAAATTGTTGTTTTTATAAATAAAGTTGATCAAGTAGCAGATACTGAATTATTAGAACTTGTTGAAATGGAAATCAGAGAATTACTTACAAAATATGAATATGATGGAGAAAATATTCCTATTGTACAAGGATCTGCATTGGGTGCATTAAATGGAGAAGAAAAATGGATTGAAAAAATAAAAGATTTAATGAATGTATTAGATGAATATATTCCCAATCCTATTCGTGAAATAGATAAATCATTTTTAATGTCTGTAGAAGATGTATTTACAATTACAGGTAGGGGAACTGTTGCAACTGGTAGAATAGAAAGTGGAATCATTAATACTGGAAATATAGTTGAAATTATTGGATTTAGTGACAAAAAATTAACATCTACTGTGACTGGTGTTGAAATGTTTCGCAAAATTTTGGATAGAGGACAAGCTGGAGATAATGTTGGATTATTATTACGTGGAATAGAAAAAAAGGATATTAAACGTGGAATGGTAATTTCATCACCTGGTATAGTAAAACCTTATAAAAATTTTAAGGCTAAAGTATATGTTTTAACAAAAGAAGAAGGAGGTAGACATACACCATTTCATAATAAATATAGACCTCAATTTTATTTACGAACTACAGATGTAACTGGAGAAATTAAATTATCAGATGGAGTAGAAATGGTAATGCCTGGAGATAATATCTTAATAGAAGTAAATTTAAATCAACCAGTAGCATTAAGTGAAAATTTACGTTTTGCGATTAGAGAAGGTGGAAAAACTATTGGAGCAGGACAAGTAGTGTCAATTATTAATTAA
- a CDS encoding signal peptidase II codes for MFSISIFSIFIDQCLKIYVKTHFIPGTGISIFSFFWILFVENPGMAYGISILPGFYGKLCLSILRLVFIIIILYCILLFYNKYQNKYLNYLIVPLILICSGSIGNFFDSALYGLLFKTGTVYNKVINKWITYSEISKFNNLIIYNNQGYAPLMNGCVVDIFYLPIVNIYIPYYIPIFGGYHIQFFQFIFNFADILITLGIFLLFFFRKKIIKIELY; via the coding sequence ATGTTTAGTATTAGTATTTTTTCTATTTTCATAGATCAATGTTTAAAAATTTATGTTAAAACTCATTTCATTCCTGGTACTGGTATTTCTATTTTTTCTTTTTTTTGGATTCTATTTGTAGAAAATCCTGGTATGGCTTATGGAATATCTATTTTACCAGGATTTTATGGTAAATTATGTTTAAGTATATTACGTTTAGTATTTATTATAATAATATTATATTGTATTTTATTATTTTATAATAAATATCAAAATAAATATTTAAATTATTTAATTGTACCTTTAATTTTAATTTGTTCAGGATCTATTGGAAATTTTTTTGATAGTGCTTTATATGGACTGTTATTTAAAACTGGTACTGTTTATAATAAAGTAATTAACAAATGGATTACATACTCAGAAATTTCTAAATTTAATAATTTAATTATTTATAATAATCAAGGATATGCTCCATTAATGAATGGATGTGTAGTAGATATATTTTATCTACCAATAGTTAATATTTATATTCCTTATTATATTCCTATTTTTGGAGGATATCATATACAATTTTTTCAATTTATTTTTAATTTTGCTGATATTTTAATCACATTAGGAATATTTTTATTATTTTTTTTTAGAAAAAAAATAATAAAAATAGAATTATATTAA